The Mucilaginibacter gracilis genomic interval CGATGGTTTTTTACCTAAAAGTATATCAAAAAATATCCACGACATTGCCGCCGCAGCCGATGCTGTTGTGGTTGTTGCCAAAGCGGTAGCCGCCAATGCACCCGAACCTAATGCCGAACCTGCGTTAAAACCAAACCAACCAAACCATAGTAAACCTGTGCCTAATATTACGTAGCTGATACGTGCCGGAGAATGTACCGGAGCGTTACGTTGCTTTAAATATAATGCCGAAGCCAAAGCCGCCCAACCGGCAGACATGTGTACAACCGTTCCGCCGGCAAAATCAAGTACGCCCAATTTAAAAAATACGCCATCGGGGTGCCAGGTTGCGTGGGCAAGCGGCGCGTAAATAACAATCATAAAGAGGCAAATAAAAATGAGGTACGAGTTAAAGCGGATACGTTCGGCAAATGCGCCTGTAATTAACGCCGGGGTTATTACCGCAAATTTAAGCTGGAACATGGCAAAAAGTACCAAAGGTACGGTTGGTGCAAGTTTCCATGTAGCGTTGCCAAGCATGCCCTTCATCATAAAAAATGTACGCGGGTCGCCAATAAAGCCGTGTATCGAATCGCCAAAGGCAAGGCTAAAGCCAAATATTACCCACAATACAGTAATTACACCCATACATACAAAGCTTTGCAGCATGGTTGATAGTACATTTTTTTTGTTTACCATGCCGCCATAAAAAAAGGCAAGGCCAGGCGTCATAATAAGTACAAGGGCTGTTGAGGTTAACAACCAGGCGGTGTCGCCGGTATCTATTTTACTGTTGGCAACCGTAACGGTTTCAACCGATGGAAATATAAGGGCAAGTATTACTACAATAACAAGCAGCGCAAAAGGTATTATCTTTTTCATGATAAGGAGTTTCTGTAAGATTTGATTTGGTTAAACACACCATAACATACTTTTAACCGGGGTGATTACATCCGGAAGTAGGCTATGATAAATTGTATTGAACGCTTGGTGCATTAAAACAATACAGCAAGGCATATTCAAGTACGGTAAAAAAATGCGGGCTTACAGCCGTTTACCAAAAGGCATGGAAAGGAAAGAGTACAAGCTTGCGGAAGCGCGAAAAACTGAGTTGGCTGCTTCGCGAAATGTATTTTAAGCAGCTAACGCTTGCAAAAACTATTTGGTTAAAATCTGCCGACTGCTTAATAACATGGGTGTGCCGGTAATTTTGTTGGGTTAAATGCGCGGCGCTGTTTTGCCCCAGTAGCAAATCGATAGTGCTTCGCTGCCGGCTTTTTGATACCGAAGTTGTATTTGCAGGTTTATAAGTATGTTTGGCATAGGCTACGCGATGCAAATCAACCGTTGTGCTATGCGCGCTAAGGCTAATTGCGAGTATAAAAAAGAAAGTAGACTTAAAAAATCTGCTAAACATGCCTAAAATTAGTAATTATTTCAATAATTGCTATAAAAAATATCAATTTACTTCCGTTTTTGATGTAAAAGTGTAAAACGTTGTATTTTTTGATGATTTATTATGATGAAAATATAAAATTTAGCTCAAAATAGTTGTAAAAACATAGTTGAGATTGAATGTTTTATACTTGATAAAGTAATTGTAGGTTTACTCTGAATATATAATGGAACAATTAAGCTTTTTTGATACCGAGGATAATTTGCCGCAAGATATTCTGGAATATAAACCCAATTTTTTTGATGCTAACGAAAGCAGGCAGATATTTAAAACATTACTGGAGCAAACTCCCTGGAAACAGGAGTCGCAATATATGTATGGCCGAGAAGTGAAAACGCCGAGGCTTACGGCCTGGTACGGCGACGAAAGTAGTTATTACAAGTTTTCCGGTCAGCAATTTATACCACTCAAGTGGACCGATCAATTGTTGAATATTAAGTTAAAGATAGAACCCGCCGCCGGGGTATTGTTTAACAGTGTTTTATTGAATTACTACCGTGATAATAATGATTCTGTGGCTTGGCATAGTGATGATGAACCAGAATTAGGCATTAATCCTTTAATAGCCTCAGTAAATTTTGGCCAAACGCGCCGCTTTGATGTGCGGCATAAAGCAAACCACAAGCAAAAATATTCTGTTAACCTCGAAAACGGTTCGCTGTTGCTTATGAAAGGCGACGTGCAACATCAATGGGAGCATCAGGTTCCAAAATCGGCCAAAGTGCTTAAAGGCCGAATTAATTTAACTTTTCGCACCATAATATAGCTTATCAGCGAAAGGAATATCAAAACACACATTATCGTATCGATAACTATAGCAGATAATCAAAACCTATTCTGCAAACCCGCTGTTTAAATAGCACAATAAACATGCTATGAAAGATATTGCCCGTCGCTTTACTCAAAATCCTTTGCTTTCGCCTGCCGATTTGGTGCCCAGTTTAGCAGGTTTAAAAGTAGCCTGCCTGTTAAATCCCGGTGTATTTAGGTTTGATAATAAAATATGGCTGCTGGTGCGTGTGGCCGAAAGGCCCGAACAAAGCGAGGTATTTATATCGTTCCCAATATTGACCGAAAGCGGTACAACCGAAATTATGGAAATAGCACTTGATGACGCCGATTTGATAGCCACCGATGCCCGGGTTGTTAAATATAAAGGGGTGGATTATTTAACAACACTATCGCACCTGCGTTTGCTTTGCAGCGATGATGGTATTAAATTTTACGAGCCCGATAATTACCCGGCCTTGTACGGAGCAGGCGCATTGCAAACTTTTGGTATTGAAGATTGCCGGGTTACCTTGTTAGAAGGTACTTATTACCTCACCTTTACCGCAGTATCGGCCAGTGGTGTAGGGGTGGGGCTGCGCACCACTAAAAATTGGCAACATTTTGAACAGCACGGCATGATACTACCACCTCATAATAAAGACTGCGCCATTTTTGAAGAAAAAGTGAACGGTATGTTTTATGCCTTGCACCGGCCCAGCAGTGTTGATATTGGCGGTAATTACATTTGGCTTGCACAATCGCCTGACGGGCTGCATTGGGGAAACCACAAATGCATTGTAAAAACCCGTGCCAATAGCTGGGATAATGCCCGCGTAGGGGCTGGTGCATCCCCAATAAAAACAGAAAAGGGATGGCTCGAAATTTACCACGGGGCTAATTACCAGCACCAATATTGTTTAGGAGCTTTTTTGCTTGATATTAACGATCCGTCGAAAGTAATAGCACGCACTGTTGACCCTATTATGGTACCCACCGAAACTTACGAATTAACAGGCTTTTTTGGCGAAGTAGTATTTACCAACGGCCATGTTATTGATGGCGATACCATTACTATATATTATGGCGCAGCAGATGAATTTGTTTGCGGAGCTACTTTTTCGTTGAGAGAAATATTTGGGGCTTTAGGTGTTTAATTGCCGCATAAATTTACTTAGCTAATAAGCGAACATAATAGTTAATGGCTTGTTTGTTCTATACAGCCGGAGTTAAATTTCTGCAATAAATTGTTAAAAGCCAAGTAATGAAAAGTTAAAATTAAGGGGCAAAAAAATGGAAGACGAAAAAAAACAATATCACTTTGTTAATAGCCAAACCGGCTATGTAATTGCATATCTATCCATACCTGTTGATACCTACCCAGAAGCACTCACCGTGATGCTGGAAAAAAGAAGAAAAGAACTGGCAGTTCAACATGGTATATATGTGGAAACCATTTATTGGGAAGAAAAAAAGCTATAAACCTGAGTTCGATTAATCAGAAAGCAAGAATTTGATTAGATCGATTTTGTTGGTAGGATATGGAAGGTTTTTTAGGGAGAAATGAGTAAGCGATCAATCCGGATACGATATTAGTGATAAGTTAGTAAAAGAGCGGTGTCTTGAATGTTCGACCTGGCAGATGTTTTTGAGTTCATCATTAACAGTCTCTATGACCGATCTCTTGCGGAGCATGATTTTGTCGTTCATGGTCATCAGGCTGTTTTTCATATTGTTACGGATATTGGTTATGAGGTGTATATCACCAACAAACAATATTTTGGTCAGTTTTTCTGATATATAGCCTTTGTCGGCAAACAGTTTGCCAAAAACAGCTTTCAGGAAAGCTTCGTTTTTAAGTGGTTCCCGGTCATCTACGTTGGCCTGTGTAATAGCGAAGTTGAGTATTTCACCCTTGTCGCTAAGGACGATATGGAGCTTAAAGCCATAAAACCAGCCCATGGTTGATTTGCCTACTTCGGCAATGCCTTTAAATACCTTATTTCTTTTAATCCGTTTGGTATGGCATACCCTTATCGGTGTAGAATCAACGAACGAAATGCCAGTACATAAGCCTAAGCAGCAGGTTTTGAGAAAGATAGACATGGGCATCAGCACACTTTGGCTAAGTTCTACAAAGCGGTTGTAGGATACGGTGTTAGGAAACTCACGCTGCATGTGCCTTTGCAGATAGAAGATATAGAAGTGTTTAAAACACCGGAAGCCACTTAAATGAAAAAGCATACAAATGGATATGATCTCGCTTTTAGACATGGTTGGAGGGCGTTTAGATGGCTTACCTAACAGGAATGGCTGGGTAGTGGCATCAAAGTCCTTGCAAAACTCGTCAACAATACAAAAAATATCAGTAATTTTATCGTAGTCAATCATCTGGAAATGTATTTAAATATTTGAATGTCAGATACTTAAATATACTTACATTTCCTTTGATTGACAAATATTATCTCATTTATTAATCGAACTCAGGTTATAAGGTAAAAAACATAGCTATCGCCGCAGAGCCCATTGCAATAAAGGTTACCCACAATAAAATTTTTGATAATAGTTTGCTTCGGTATTCGCCCATAATTTCCTGGTTGGCAGCAATCCGGGCAATCAAAAACAAAAGCGGCACTGCCGCTACACCGTTTAGTACGGCTGCGTAAACCAGGGCCTTTACGGGGTCTATCCCAATAAAATTAATTATAAGGCCAATAAGTGTAGCCACTATAATAACACCATAAAAGCCTTGCGCCTTTTTAATTTTATAGTTTAAGCTTGCCCGCCAGTTAAATGCTTCGGCAACGGCATAGGCCGCCGAACCCGATAGCACAGGTATAGCCAACATACCCAGGCCAATAATACCTATCGAAAATATAAGTTTGGATATAAAACCCGCATGGGGGAAGGTGTGAACCAGCGGCTCTAATGCTTTTGCGGCGTCGGCAGCCGTTTTAATATCGTGTACGCCGCTATTGTGCAATACGGTTGCGCCCACTACAATGATGCTCCAGGTGGCAAATTCGGAAAATATCATCCCAAAATTATTATCAAAACGCATTCTTTTAATATGTAGCCAGCTTGTTTTAACCTGGCCTTTGTTTTTTTGCTCTTCAACCTCTTGCGATGCCTCCCAAAAAAACATGTACGGCGAAATAGTAGTACCCAACACACCCGTAATGATAAATAAAAACGAAAACGAAAATTCAAAGTGCGGTATTACGCTTGCTTTTAAAATGGTTAGCCATGGCTGGTGTACAATAAAAAGCGTTAATGGGTAAGCAAGCAAGGTTATAGCAAGCCATTTCAATATTTTAGAATATACCTTGTAGTTGGTATATATTTCGAGCAGTAAAATGATAATGGTGAAGGCAAAGGTGAGCAAAATAAAAGGCGCAGGTATAATTAATTGTGCAGCGGCGGCCATGGCACCTATATCGGCACCAATATTAATTATGTTTGCTATAACCACCAGGGCAACCACGCTATAAAGTACTGTGCGGCTATAATGCTTTTTTACCACTGCCGATATGCCCATGCCGGTAACCAGGCCTATCCGTGCGCAGGCCTCTTGTACGGCGGTCATAAAAGGTAGCATATATAAGGCTGTCCATAATTGGCCGTAGCCAAATTGCGCGCCCGTTTGCGAATAAGTTGCAATACCCGACGGATCATCGTCTGCCGCACCGGTAACCAAACCCGGCCCAAGTAAACTAAAAAACTTAACAAACTTGGTTTTGCTTTTAATAGGGGCTTTGTGTGGTTCCATACCAATGGTTTTTCTGTCGTAAATGTAAGGTTTATAACGTTTGATGCTTTGCTTTATGCAATATTTAGCGGCTTGTTATCATTGGCTGTAACTACACCCGCATACAGGCGTCTTACAGTTGCATTAACATTAACCCGATGAAAAATATATTTAATACAAGCTTACGCCTTTGCCTATGTTTTATACTCTTGCTAAACAATGCATCAGCTCAGGATAAACCCGCTAAAATAGATTCGTTAATACTTAGGGCCAATAGGCATGGTTTGTTTAATGGTAATGTTGTAGTGGCCGATAACGGTAAAATAATTTATAAGGCCACCATTGGTTTCGCCGATGCATCAGGCAAAACCTTTCTTACTCCGCAATATCGTTTTCATATTGGCTCTATTGCTAAGGAGTTTAATGCCGTAGCTATTATGATGCTGCAAGAGCAAGGCAAGCTTAACCTGAACGACAAAATAAATAAATACCTGCCGGGTTTGCCGCCCTGGGCAAACCAAATTAGCATACAAAACTTGTTGCAATATACCAGTGGTTTACCCGATGTTAAATGGCAAACCGTTAAAAACGATGCCGATAACATGGCAGATATAAAACGGATAACCAAGCTTGATTTTGAGCCGGGCACTAATTATGCTTATAATAACAACAACGTATTTCTTCAGCGCCGGATAGTTGAAAGCATTACAGGTATGAGTTTTAAGCAGTTTGTTGAGCAAAAGATATTGAAACCCTGTGGAATGAATACTGCCATTGTTGACCCTACGGATAACGACACTTTAATTGCCCGCAGTTACAACAATAACCGTAAGCAAGATGCCCTGGTATACCCAATATCTGGCTGGACATGTGTTACGCTTGGCGATTTTTATAAATGGACAAGGGTAATAGCCAATTTTAGTTTGATAAGTCCGGCAGCTACCCGGGCAATTTTAATACCGGTTGGCCCAAATAAGCAAGCCGGTTTAGGGGGCGGAACAATGGAAGGCGATAAGCTGATAACCCATATACACGACGGTACAAGCCTTAACTACCAGGCCCTGCAAGTAACAAACACCGCGCAAGGCCGAACGGTGATATTAATGACTAACAATAAAAACGTTAGCCTTTACGATTTTAATTCGGCCATCCAAAATATTCTGGATGGCAAACCTTATCACGAGCCCAAAAAAGCTATTCTTGATGCCTATCAAAAACAACTGGATACCTTAAGCGGTAAAAAAATAATAGCCTTTTATCAAAAACTAAAGATTACCAATGCCTACGATTTTGGTTTCGACGACGAAGCAACCCTAAATACCATAGGTTATTACCTGATAGGGAAACAGCGTATAGGCGATGCCATTGTTGTGTTTGAATATAATACCGCGCTATTCCCGCAATCGGGCAATGTTTTTGATAGTTTAGCCGAAGCTTATTACAAGCAAGGCAATAAACCGAAGGCCTTGCTAAACTATAAGCGCTTGTTACAACTTGACCCAACTAACCAAACGGCTAAGGATGTTATTGCCGAGTTGGGGAAATAATAGTGACGAAGGTTTGGGCGATGTGATTGTTGTATTAAAGATTTATCTTTATCTTTATGTTATGACTACGATGACACTACAGGTTCCGGATGTGCTTGAAAAGGAACACGACGAAACCGTTCGTTTTCTCGCAGCAAAATTATACGAGGCTGATAAATTATCTTTAAGCCAGGCTGCGGATATGTGCGGGATGAGAAAATGGAATTTTGCTGAAATATTGGCTAATTATGGTGTTCATTATCTTGATTCAAGTATATCTTCGGATTTAAATAATGTCTGAACTTAATACCTCTGCCGTAGTTATCACCGATACCAGTTGTTTTATTATTCTCGAAAAAATTCATGCTCTCGAATTTTTAAATA includes:
- a CDS encoding ammonium transporter; translated protein: MKKIIPFALLVIVVILALIFPSVETVTVANSKIDTGDTAWLLTSTALVLIMTPGLAFFYGGMVNKKNVLSTMLQSFVCMGVITVLWVIFGFSLAFGDSIHGFIGDPRTFFMMKGMLGNATWKLAPTVPLVLFAMFQLKFAVITPALITGAFAERIRFNSYLIFICLFMIVIYAPLAHATWHPDGVFFKLGVLDFAGGTVVHMSAGWAALASALYLKQRNAPVHSPARISYVILGTGLLWFGWFGFNAGSALGSGALAATALATTTTASAAAAMSWIFFDILLGKKPSAMNACIGAVVGLVAITPAAGFVTISHALIIGIVAAVISNLVVMWRSRTSIDDTLDVFPCHGVGGMVGMVLTGVFANTNVNSGNTTGNGLYYGETHLFVVHMIALVAVSAFAFFGSLLLLKVTDMISPLRVTSEEEVIGLDLSQHGEEL
- a CDS encoding alpha-ketoglutarate-dependent dioxygenase AlkB family protein codes for the protein MEQLSFFDTEDNLPQDILEYKPNFFDANESRQIFKTLLEQTPWKQESQYMYGREVKTPRLTAWYGDESSYYKFSGQQFIPLKWTDQLLNIKLKIEPAAGVLFNSVLLNYYRDNNDSVAWHSDDEPELGINPLIASVNFGQTRRFDVRHKANHKQKYSVNLENGSLLLMKGDVQHQWEHQVPKSAKVLKGRINLTFRTII
- a CDS encoding glycoside hydrolase family 130 protein — protein: MKDIARRFTQNPLLSPADLVPSLAGLKVACLLNPGVFRFDNKIWLLVRVAERPEQSEVFISFPILTESGTTEIMEIALDDADLIATDARVVKYKGVDYLTTLSHLRLLCSDDGIKFYEPDNYPALYGAGALQTFGIEDCRVTLLEGTYYLTFTAVSASGVGVGLRTTKNWQHFEQHGMILPPHNKDCAIFEEKVNGMFYALHRPSSVDIGGNYIWLAQSPDGLHWGNHKCIVKTRANSWDNARVGAGASPIKTEKGWLEIYHGANYQHQYCLGAFLLDINDPSKVIARTVDPIMVPTETYELTGFFGEVVFTNGHVIDGDTITIYYGAADEFVCGATFSLREIFGALGV
- a CDS encoding NRAMP family divalent metal transporter, which translates into the protein MEPHKAPIKSKTKFVKFFSLLGPGLVTGAADDDPSGIATYSQTGAQFGYGQLWTALYMLPFMTAVQEACARIGLVTGMGISAVVKKHYSRTVLYSVVALVVIANIINIGADIGAMAAAAQLIIPAPFILLTFAFTIIILLLEIYTNYKVYSKILKWLAITLLAYPLTLFIVHQPWLTILKASVIPHFEFSFSFLFIITGVLGTTISPYMFFWEASQEVEEQKNKGQVKTSWLHIKRMRFDNNFGMIFSEFATWSIIVVGATVLHNSGVHDIKTAADAAKALEPLVHTFPHAGFISKLIFSIGIIGLGMLAIPVLSGSAAYAVAEAFNWRASLNYKIKKAQGFYGVIIVATLIGLIINFIGIDPVKALVYAAVLNGVAAVPLLFLIARIAANQEIMGEYRSKLLSKILLWVTFIAMGSAAIAMFFTL
- a CDS encoding serine hydrolase, with amino-acid sequence MKNIFNTSLRLCLCFILLLNNASAQDKPAKIDSLILRANRHGLFNGNVVVADNGKIIYKATIGFADASGKTFLTPQYRFHIGSIAKEFNAVAIMMLQEQGKLNLNDKINKYLPGLPPWANQISIQNLLQYTSGLPDVKWQTVKNDADNMADIKRITKLDFEPGTNYAYNNNNVFLQRRIVESITGMSFKQFVEQKILKPCGMNTAIVDPTDNDTLIARSYNNNRKQDALVYPISGWTCVTLGDFYKWTRVIANFSLISPAATRAILIPVGPNKQAGLGGGTMEGDKLITHIHDGTSLNYQALQVTNTAQGRTVILMTNNKNVSLYDFNSAIQNILDGKPYHEPKKAILDAYQKQLDTLSGKKIIAFYQKLKITNAYDFGFDDEATLNTIGYYLIGKQRIGDAIVVFEYNTALFPQSGNVFDSLAEAYYKQGNKPKALLNYKRLLQLDPTNQTAKDVIAELGK
- a CDS encoding UPF0175 family protein; this translates as MLLPSWGNNSDEGLGDVIVVLKIYLYLYVMTTMTLQVPDVLEKEHDETVRFLAAKLYEADKLSLSQAADMCGMRKWNFAEILANYGVHYLDSSISSDLNNV